One window of Paenibacillus albicereus genomic DNA carries:
- the hemG gene encoding protoporphyrinogen oxidase produces the protein MRTGRTPVIAVAGAGLTGLSAAFYLQQQARWAGREARIVLLEASGRLGGRIETLRKDGFTIEKGPDSFLGRKTAILELTRELGLLDELVTTNPKAAKTYLYQGGRLHPMPARLALGVPGDMASFLQTELMDPQDKFRASLDFLTPPRPDDGRDESVGSLLERRFGRAMVERISEPLLAGIYAGDLYKLSLAATFPQFREAELGHGSLIRGMRAPKPGGAPSAPAYVPAAARGGVFMTYRRGLRTLVDGLDEALAGIERRMDTRIEAIRRSSNREALPYALQLAGGELLEADAVVVTVPSEAAAGLLEPLTDTSALRAVDYVSVANVVMAFREEDIADMAFDGSGFLVPRSEGRTITACTWTSSKWLHSSPDGRVLLRCYVGRAGAEEGALLPDRELIAAVRRDVRDTMGVEAEPLFTEITRLPRSMPQYPVGHVEAIAQLRAAMRRDCPGVYATGAAFDGVGLPDCIRQGREAARAIWETLD, from the coding sequence ATGAGGACCGGGCGGACGCCCGTCATCGCCGTGGCAGGCGCCGGTCTGACCGGCCTCAGCGCGGCGTTCTACCTGCAGCAGCAGGCGCGATGGGCGGGGCGGGAGGCTCGGATCGTGCTGCTGGAGGCGAGCGGCCGCCTCGGCGGACGCATCGAGACGCTGCGCAAGGACGGCTTTACGATCGAGAAGGGCCCGGATTCGTTTCTCGGCCGCAAGACGGCGATCCTGGAGCTGACCCGGGAGCTCGGCCTGCTCGACGAGCTCGTGACGACGAACCCTAAGGCGGCCAAGACCTACCTCTACCAGGGCGGCCGCCTGCATCCGATGCCGGCGCGGCTCGCGCTCGGCGTGCCGGGGGACATGGCCAGCTTCCTCCAGACGGAGCTGATGGACCCGCAAGACAAGTTCCGTGCCTCGCTGGACTTCCTGACGCCACCGCGTCCGGACGACGGCCGGGACGAGTCGGTCGGCAGCCTGCTGGAGCGGCGCTTCGGACGGGCGATGGTGGAACGCATCAGCGAGCCGCTGCTGGCGGGCATCTACGCCGGCGATCTGTACAAGCTCAGCCTTGCCGCGACGTTCCCGCAGTTCCGCGAGGCGGAGCTGGGCCATGGCAGCCTCATCCGCGGCATGCGCGCGCCGAAGCCCGGCGGCGCTCCATCCGCGCCTGCTTATGTGCCGGCGGCGGCCCGAGGCGGCGTATTCATGACGTACCGGCGCGGGCTGCGCACGCTCGTCGACGGACTGGACGAGGCGCTTGCCGGCATCGAGCGGCGGATGGATACGCGCATCGAGGCGATCCGCCGGTCTTCCAACCGGGAGGCTCTCCCGTATGCGCTGCAGCTTGCGGGCGGCGAGCTGCTGGAGGCCGATGCGGTCGTCGTGACCGTGCCGAGCGAGGCGGCGGCCGGGCTGCTGGAGCCGCTGACGGATACGTCCGCTCTGCGCGCCGTCGATTACGTCTCCGTCGCCAATGTCGTCATGGCGTTCCGCGAGGAGGATATCGCGGATATGGCGTTCGACGGCTCGGGCTTCCTCGTGCCGCGCTCCGAGGGACGCACGATCACGGCCTGCACGTGGACGTCGTCCAAGTGGCTGCACAGCAGCCCCGACGGCCGCGTGCTGCTGCGCTGCTACGTCGGACGCGCGGGAGCGGAGGAGGGCGCGCTGCTGCCGGACCGCGAGCTGATCGCCGCCGTGCGCCGCGACGTGCGCGACACGATGGGCGTCGAGGCCGAGCCGCTGTTCACGGAGATCACGCGCCTGCCGCGGTCGATGCCGCAGTACCCGGTCGGCCATGTCGAGGCGATCGCGCAGCTGCGCGCCGCGATGCGGCGAGACTGTCCGGGTGTGTACGCGACCGGCGCCGCATTCGACGGCGTCGGGCTGCCGGACTGCATCCGCCAGGGACGCGAGGCCGCGCGTGCCATCTGGGAAACGTTGGATTAA